The genomic DNA TCACGCCATCTAATTATCATTATTGATCTAAAAAAGCCCGCTTTTGCGGGCTTTTTTATTAGAAATGAATACTCAAGCGCGTAATGAATGCCTGTGACGACTTACTCGTCCCACCATCGCCGAGCGAATAATTTTTATCTCGCGCGTAGGTCATAATGAGATCCGCCTGGGGTAATACTTGAATTTTCCAATCCATTAAATAACGTTGTCGTGGCAATCCTAAACTTGAGGCTTGACGGGATAGTTGATAGCCAATTCCCACATGTTGCGATAATTGCATGGCTTGAAATTGATAACCCACGCTTAATAATCCCGCACTCGGTTTTGCACCGTGCCCCTGAAATGTGACATCATTCACTGAAAAAGGACAAAGCGCGCTCACCCATTCAATTTTAGCATCGTAATCTTGCCATTGACCGTTTAATCCTACGGCCACTCCATCCACCGTACTATTAAAGGTTCGCAAGGCATTGGTGACAGTATTGGCGACTACCGTGCTATGATTAAATACGACAATCGGATAAACCGCTAACACATCCGCCATATTATAAATCCAACTGATCCCAAGATTATAACCATTGTGATTATTATCATCTTGCCATTCATAACCGGCATCGACTCCGACATTTTTAGAGGTTGCGCCATTCGAACGTTTTAATAATCCACGAAATGCATAGCCATCCAAATAAAATCCTTGGGGTTGTAAATATCCTGCTTCAATTTCAGTCGCATTAATTTCAGTTAAATCTTGGGTTAAACTATTCAACACCGTATGAGGATCTTCATAATGTCCAAAATTAATATATTTACGTCCTACGGTGACATAAAAAGGCGACCAGCGCAAATCGCCTACGGTGGCATAAGCTTCATTTAAGCGCAAAAAGTTAATATCCCACGTATGATTAGCGCTCGCCAGAGAATTCGCTGTGTAGTTTGAATTATTTCCAGCAATTTCTACATGCCCCATTAACCAATGGCTAGGAAATACATCGACATCAAACCACGAATTAGCCAAATTAATTTTATTTTTAGCGCCAGACGGTGTGGAGTTGATAGGGAAAAATATTCCCGCAGGATCATTTTTTCCTGTCCAAGGATCCATTTTAAGTGTATTCGCTAATCCTAAATCGATATTTAAATTGCCGGAAAATTTTAAATATTTTGCTAGATAATAATCATTCGCTATAGAAGAAGTGGGTGCTAATTGCTGATGTAAATAGTCTAAATTGGCACGTTGATTTCCCGCCATGACGGGTAAATAAAAAAATGTCATTGCCCCTAAACTCAATGAAAAAATAATTCGCATTATCGTTATCTCCCTATAATTTTTGATCATAAAAAAGGCCGGAATAATTCCCAGCCTTTTTATATTCTCCACGCGTGAATGTTAGGTTGTAATGCCGAGCGAAAGCTACTCAGTTATCAATTCGCTTTCAGTGCGTTAACTTAGCGTCTCACCTCAACATCCTTCGTGTTGCATTTATAATTTTTCGGCATTGGACGCTAAATATTCCGCAACACCTTGTGGATTAGCTTTCATGCCCGCTTGACCTTTTTGCCAATTAGCAGGACACACTTCCCCATGTTCTTCATGGAATTGTAACGCATCCACGACGCGTAAGATCTCACCCATTTCACGTCCTAGTGGTAAATCGTTGACGATTTGTGAACGCACCATACCTTGACGATCGATAATAAACGCACCACGCAATGCCACTCCCGCTTCGGGATGTTCAACACCATAAGCGCGGGCAATACCATGATGAATATCGGCGACCAATGTGTATTTTACGGGGCCAATGCCACCTTGTTGAATGGGGGTGTTGCGCCAAGCATTATGAGTAAAATGAGAATCGATTGAAACACCCACGACTTCCACATTACGTTGTTTAAAATCTTCGATACGATGATCCAATGCAATTAATTCTGAAGGACACACAAAAGTAAAATCTAACGGATAGAAAAACACTACCGCATATTTATTTTTGGTAGCTTCTGCAAAATGATAAGCATCGACAATTTTGCCATCGCCTAACACGGCTGGGGCAGTGAAATCCGGGGCTTTACGACCAACTAATACGCTCATATTATTCTCCAGGGTTTAATGATAATGAAATGTAGAGGCGCAGTGTCGCTTAAAATTTCCTGCTTTGTCAACTCATTAAGTGCTTTTTCAATGGAGAAAGTGCGTGCTTGCTCTCAAGCTTATTGACAATGATTCTCATTTAGCCTAGGCTTATAGTTAATACGAATCATTCTCATTCAAGGTTTTTGCCATGTACATTTGCCTATGCCGCAACGTTACCGAAAAACACATTGAACAAGCCGTGCGAAATGGTGTGTGCTCGCTGCGCGAGGTGTGTAAGCAATTAGGTGTAGCACAACAATGCGGAAAATGCGGGCAACATGCGCGTGCGGCTTTTCAACAGGCTTGTGCGAATCGAACCTCTGCCTCGCCTTCGCGCATAAGTTCTTAGCGCCTATTCAAAGTCTCCAATCTTGGTCATAAACTGCCGATTTTCTGTGCTCCGGTGCTCATTTACTGACGTGTAAACTGCGCTGCCGTGCTCAAAAATCGACACTTTATGACTCAAGCTTGGGAACTTTGAACAGGTTCTAAATTACTGACGCCGAAAATTTGTCAATAAATTATCTACAGGAATTCGCGTCTCGCCATTTTGTCGACGTTGTTTGAGTCCCCAAGCATGGCCATAAATAATTTCAAAACTAGCGGGAAATAAATGATTATTTTCTCCTAAAGTTGGATACTCCAGAAAACATTCAGGTGAGGGGTTAAAGCCACGAAGATTAAGTCGGCTGATTTCTTCGCATAATTGATTTTTATCGGGATACTGTAAAGTGATCATTTCCATATCCATCACTGGATCGTTAAATCCTGCTTGTAACATCGCATCGCCAATATCATGCATGTCTAATAAATTCTGCGAAAAAGTTATAGTCTGATCCGCGTTAGCCACTTGGCGAAATTCTTTTAGTGAATCAATTCCATAGGTTGCAAATAATATCACCCCATTGGACGTTAATAGGCGTCGCCATTCGATCATCATTGCCGCTAAATGCTCAGCGGAAAATAATAATAAATTCGCCAAGATTAAATCAATTGACTGACTGGCAAACGGTAACTGCCGTGGAGATGCTTGCAAACGAATGAGCGAGTGTTTTGGACTAGACGTGAGTCCATAGAGTGTAGCCGAGGGGTAATGCGTGATTAAGGTTTGGGTGAGCGTGGGACTATTCACGGTTAAATCGAGAATTCGTCGTGGAGTAAATTGTAATATTCCGATGCGTTCACTCAAGCGACGACCAATTTCTTCAACTAAAAACGCGGCTTGAGGCACCGCGTTTTGGTGAAAATAGCGAGAAAAAAAGTGCTTAAGTTTATTCATGCCAAAAATACGGAACAACAAACGCTAATACCAGCATTTTTAAAAAATCGATTGCTAGAAATGGCACTAAGCCCATGATAATTGCCTGCTGAAAACTCCCTAAATACCAAGCGAGGACAGGAAGACCACAAGCATAAATTAACGCACTACCTAATAATGCCATAGAAAATGCCGTGATAATATTGCGAGCGCAACCGCGTTCTGTCAAAAACCCCAC from Legionellales bacterium includes the following:
- a CDS encoding LbtU family siderophore porin, producing the protein MRIIFSLSLGAMTFFYLPVMAGNQRANLDYLHQQLAPTSSIANDYYLAKYLKFSGNLNIDLGLANTLKMDPWTGKNDPAGIFFPINSTPSGAKNKINLANSWFDVDVFPSHWLMGHVEIAGNNSNYTANSLASANHTWDINFLRLNEAYATVGDLRWSPFYVTVGRKYINFGHYEDPHTVLNSLTQDLTEINATEIEAGYLQPQGFYLDGYAFRGLLKRSNGATSKNVGVDAGYEWQDDNNHNGYNLGISWIYNMADVLAVYPIVVFNHSTVVANTVTNALRTFNSTVDGVAVGLNGQWQDYDAKIEWVSALCPFSVNDVTFQGHGAKPSAGLLSVGYQFQAMQLSQHVGIGYQLSRQASSLGLPRQRYLMDWKIQVLPQADLIMTYARDKNYSLGDGGTSKSSQAFITRLSIHF
- a CDS encoding peroxiredoxin C; this translates as MSVLVGRKAPDFTAPAVLGDGKIVDAYHFAEATKNKYAVVFFYPLDFTFVCPSELIALDHRIEDFKQRNVEVVGVSIDSHFTHNAWRNTPIQQGGIGPVKYTLVADIHHGIARAYGVEHPEAGVALRGAFIIDRQGMVRSQIVNDLPLGREMGEILRVVDALQFHEEHGEVCPANWQKGQAGMKANPQGVAEYLASNAEKL
- a CDS encoding (2Fe-2S)-binding protein codes for the protein MYICLCRNVTEKHIEQAVRNGVCSLREVCKQLGVAQQCGKCGQHARAAFQQACANRTSASPSRISS
- a CDS encoding methyltransferase domain-containing protein, with protein sequence MNKLKHFFSRYFHQNAVPQAAFLVEEIGRRLSERIGILQFTPRRILDLTVNSPTLTQTLITHYPSATLYGLTSSPKHSLIRLQASPRQLPFASQSIDLILANLLLFSAEHLAAMMIEWRRLLTSNGVILFATYGIDSLKEFRQVANADQTITFSQNLLDMHDIGDAMLQAGFNDPVMDMEMITLQYPDKNQLCEEISRLNLRGFNPSPECFLEYPTLGENNHLFPASFEIIYGHAWGLKQRRQNGETRIPVDNLLTNFRRQ